Genomic window (Vampirovibrionales bacterium):
CCGAAGAGGTCTTGATCGCTTTGGTGGGCAGCGCCTTTGCCTTGCAGGCCGGGATACTGTCGATTCCGGTGGCGCTGGCGATTTGTCTGCTGATCGCCATTGTCGTGATTTCCTATCGTCAGGTGATTCACGCCTATCCGCAAGGCGGCGGGGCCTATATCGTCGCCAAGGAGAATCTGGGGCGTCTCGCGTGCCAGGTGGCGGGCTCGGCCTTGCTGATTGATTACATCCTGACCGTATCGGTCAGCATCAGCGCGGCGGCGGCCAACCTGATTTCGACCGGACTGGTACCGCCAGAATGGCGCACGTCGATTGCCTTGTGGCTGGTGCTGGCCATCACGCTGCTCAATCTGCGCGGCGTGCGCGAATCCGGCAAAATTATCGCCTTTCCCGCCTATGCGTTTATCGCTTCGATGGCGATCGTGATGGCGTGCGGCTTGTGGCGCATTGCCCATGGCGATGTCTCGCAGCCGACGTTCGTGCCGTTTTCTGCGGGCGCGTCCGACGCCGATCAGTGGACCGGCGCGCTGGTAGCGCTTGCCCTGCTCAAGGCCTTCTCACACGGATGCGCCGCCCTGACCGGGATTGAAGCCATCTCCAATGGCGTAACGGCTTTCAAAGAGCCGGTCGTCGAACGCGCCAATCGCACGATGGCCATTATGGGCCTGATTCTCGGCGCGGTGTTTCTCGGGATGACCTGCCTGGCTTATTACTTTCAGGTCGTGCCGCATCCCAACGACACCGTCATTTCGCAAGTCGCGCGCATGGCGTCCGAGGCGCTGGGGCCGGGCGCGCAGGCCCTGTACTACGTGACCGTGTTTGCGACGATGACGATTCTGGCGCTGGCGGCCAATACCAGTTTTGCGGGCTACCCGAGGCTGGCCAGCATGTTGGCGCATGACGGGTTCTTGCCACGGCAGTTGATGAATCAGGGGGACCGGCTCGTCTTCACCAATGGGATTCTGTCGCTGGGGCTGCTGTCGGCGTTGTTAATCTGGCTGTTCCATGGCGATACCAACGCTTTGATCCCGTTATACGCGGTTGGCGTGTTTCTGTCGTTTACGCTGGCGCAGGCGGGGATGGTGCGGCATCATTTGCGGCATCGCGAACCGGGTTGGCGCTATGGCGTGCGGATTAATGGCTTTGGCGCCGTTGTGACCGCCATCGTGACGTTGATTCTGGCCTTCGAGAAGTTTACCGAGGGCGCGTGGATCGTCCTGGTCGCCGTCCCGGCCTTCATCCTGATTTTCCGGCAGATTGAGCGGCATTATCGCTCGATTTCCCGTCAGCTCGCCTTGCCCGACAAGGGCTATTGCCCGGTGACGATGGAGCATACGGCGCTGGTGCTGGTGTCATCGCTGCATCGCGGGACGCTGCCGGCGCTGGAGTATGCCAAGACCATTTCCGGTCACGTCGAGGCTGTCCACGTCGAATTGAATCCCGAAGGGACCGAACGCCTTAAAAAGGCTTGGCAGGAATGGGGATGCAGCATTCCGCTGACGATCCTCAAGTCGCCCTATCGCTCGCTGACCAAACCGCTGATGGATTACATTGACGTGGTGGAAGAGCGCTCGCCCCACGATCTGGTGACCATCATCGTGCCGGAATTCGTCACGCGGCGCTGGTGGCATAACTTTCTGCACAATCAATCGGCCTGGCTCATTAACGAGTTGCTCAAGTATCACAAGGGCAAGGTCGTCACCACGGTCCGCTTCTTTCTGGAAGAATAAGCGGATCCGCAGGCGATTGTTTGGAGGAGACCTCTCCTTCAGGCGAGGGATTTTTCGCCGTTTGCGCCAAGGAATTTGCCGCAAGTCATGCTTGCTTCTGTAGAATGGGAAGCGTCGGCTTCGGTTGGACGCAGGGCGCGTATGGCGCGGCGAAGGGACGGGAGAGAAACGCGATGATTCTGGAAGAGTTGCTGCAAGAAGTGTTTCGCCGCAAAGCGAGCGATTTGCACTTGAGTCTGGGCCTGCCGCCCGTCTTTCGCGTGGACGGCAAGCTGATTCGCGGCGACTATCCGCCGTTGTCGAAAGAAGACGTCCACCGCCTGATTTTCAGCATGTTGACCAACGAACAGCGCCGCGTACTGGAGCAGGACTGGGAACTGGATTGCTCGTATGGGGTTTCGGGGCTGGGCCGCTTTCGGGTCAACGTCTACAAAGAGCGCAGCACGTATGCGGCGGCCTTGCGCTCCATCAGCACGGAAATTCCCAGCTTTGACAGTCTGAATCTGCCGCCTATCGTGAAAGAAATCGCGGATCGGCCCAAGGGGCTGGTGCTGGTGACCGGTCCGACCGGTTCCGGCAAGTCTACGACGCTGGCCGCGATGGTGGACTATATTAACAGCCAGCGCTCAGAGCATATTCTGACCATCGAGGATCCGATCGAGTTTATTCACTCGTCCAAACGCAGCGTCGTTCACCAGCGCGAACTGGGGCAAGATACCCGCAGCTTCTCCAAGGCGCTGAAATCCGCCTTGCGCGAAGACCCTGACGTGATTCTGGTGGGTGAGATGCGGGACCTTGAGACCATCGGCCTGGCGCTGACCGCCGCCGAAACCGGTCACCTGGTCATGGGCACCCTGCACACCTCCAGCGCCATGCAGACTGTTGACCGGATTATCGATGTTTTTTCCGCAGACCAGCAGCAGCAGGTGCGGATTCAGCTTTCAAACAGTCTGGTGGCGGTCTTTTCGCAGGCCCTCCTGCCCAGAGTCAACGAGCTGGGCGAGAAAAAAGGCCGCGTTATGGCGCAGGAAATCATGATCGTCACGCCCGCTATTTCCAACCTGATTCGTGAGGGGAAGGCCGCGCAAATCTATTCGGCTATTCAGACCGGGGGTCAGCACAATATGCAGACCATGGAAATGGCGCTGAAAGCGCTGGTGCAGTCAAACAGCGTGGAATTCGAGGATGCGCTCCTGAAAACCACGCGCCCGGAAGATTTCAAGCGGCTGCTCACCGGTATTCAGACCAAATCCTGACCTTCGGCGACGGGCAGGCAGGACACGGTATAATACTCGCACGATCTCAAGCGCGAAACGCCAGCCTGTCAGGCCATCGACGGCGGTCCGCGCGTGTCTGGGAAGTCGCCCTGTATGTTATTGCTCCTGTCGGAATACCTCGAAAATCTGGCGCAGGAGCGCGGCGCGTCCGCTAATACGCTATCGGCTTATGAGCGCGATATTCTGGCGTTTCTGGATTTCTTTTCCGAGCGCCGTCACGGGGTTGCCCAGATTACGACGCGTCACGCGCACCAGTATCTGGCGCATCTGCGCAAACAGAATAACGCGACGTCCACGATTCTGCGTAAAACCAGTAGTATTCGCGGTTTCTATCGCTGGATGCAGGAGAAAGGGCTGGTGCAGGACAACCC
Coding sequences:
- a CDS encoding type IV pilus twitching motility protein PilT — encoded protein: MILEELLQEVFRRKASDLHLSLGLPPVFRVDGKLIRGDYPPLSKEDVHRLIFSMLTNEQRRVLEQDWELDCSYGVSGLGRFRVNVYKERSTYAAALRSISTEIPSFDSLNLPPIVKEIADRPKGLVLVTGPTGSGKSTTLAAMVDYINSQRSEHILTIEDPIEFIHSSKRSVVHQRELGQDTRSFSKALKSALREDPDVILVGEMRDLETIGLALTAAETGHLVMGTLHTSSAMQTVDRIIDVFSADQQQQVRIQLSNSLVAVFSQALLPRVNELGEKKGRVMAQEIMIVTPAISNLIREGKAAQIYSAIQTGGQHNMQTMEMALKALVQSNSVEFEDALLKTTRPEDFKRLLTGIQTKS
- a CDS encoding APC family permease is translated as MFGRFIVNFGKLKRWLVGKPLASQLERHERLNIPLGLAVFSSDALSSTAYATEEVLIALVGSAFALQAGILSIPVALAICLLIAIVVISYRQVIHAYPQGGGAYIVAKENLGRLACQVAGSALLIDYILTVSVSISAAAANLISTGLVPPEWRTSIALWLVLAITLLNLRGVRESGKIIAFPAYAFIASMAIVMACGLWRIAHGDVSQPTFVPFSAGASDADQWTGALVALALLKAFSHGCAALTGIEAISNGVTAFKEPVVERANRTMAIMGLILGAVFLGMTCLAYYFQVVPHPNDTVISQVARMASEALGPGAQALYYVTVFATMTILALAANTSFAGYPRLASMLAHDGFLPRQLMNQGDRLVFTNGILSLGLLSALLIWLFHGDTNALIPLYAVGVFLSFTLAQAGMVRHHLRHREPGWRYGVRINGFGAVVTAIVTLILAFEKFTEGAWIVLVAVPAFILIFRQIERHYRSISRQLALPDKGYCPVTMEHTALVLVSSLHRGTLPALEYAKTISGHVEAVHVELNPEGTERLKKAWQEWGCSIPLTILKSPYRSLTKPLMDYIDVVEERSPHDLVTIIVPEFVTRRWWHNFLHNQSAWLINELLKYHKGKVVTTVRFFLEE